The Mycobacteriales bacterium region CCGTTGATCCTGGAGCGGCTGGCCGCCCGCGACCGGCGCGGCGCGGTCCGGGTCGCGCTGACCGCAGGCGGGCTCTGGCTGCTGATCAACCTGCCGTTCCTGCTCATCAATCCGCACGGCTGGTGGGCGACGTATGCGTTCCAGAAGGAACGCCACGCCGGCATCACCACCAACTCCATCTGGTTCTGGGGGTTCGGCGGGATCTCGACCGGGACCCTCAACTGGCTCACCCCCATCCTGATCCTGGTCGCCTGGGCCGGGGCGCTCGGCTACGGCTGGCGGCGCACCCGTGGCGGCGAGCCCTATCCGTGGATCCAGGTCAGCGGCGCGATGCTGTGCGGGTTCCTGCTGCTCAACAAGGTGCACTCGCCGCAGTACCTGCTCTGGCTGCTTCCGTTCTTCGTCCTGATCCGGGTCCGCTGGGGGTGGTGGGTCAGCTACTGGGTCTTCGACGCACTGCTCTTCGCGGGGCTCTTCGAGTGGTACGGCGTGCTCACCGCAGGCGGCGACGAGGGACTCGCCAAAGAGGCCGCCGTGCTCGGTGTGTGGGGCCGCGCGGTGATGCTCGTCCTGCTCTACGTCGTGTTCCTGGTCTCGCCGCTGGCCGTCAGGGCGCGCGGCGGCGCGACGGACGCCGACCGGTCCGGTGCTCCGTCGAGCACCCCTCCCGTCGGGTCGTCGACCCCGGTCGCGCGGACGACGTCGCGCCCGGGGCGGAGCACGTCGCGGACCACCAGCACGCAATAGAGCACGACGAGCGCCGTACGGATCACCACCGCGGCGAGAAACCACTCCTCGCCGATCCCGCGCAGGTCGAGCTTGAGCCCCTGGTTCTGATAACCCTGCTCCTGGGTGAGCAGATACCAATACATCCGCGGGAACCACAGCAGCACCTCAGCGGCCTGCCAGGACAGGTACATCCGCCACGACGGCCGGGCGAGCACGGCCAGCGGGATCAGCCAGAGCGAGTACTGCGGGCTCCACACCTTGTTGGTGATGAGGAACCCGGCGACGACGAGAAACGCCAGCTGCGGCCACCGCGGGCGGCGCGGCGCCTTCAGAGCGAGGACGGCGATGAACACGCACACCGCGGCGAAGAGCAGCACCGTGGTCGCGTTGAGCCCGCCGACGGGGAACGACGGGCCGCCCTTGATGTACTGCGCGACGTTCCACAGCGTGTCGGGGTCGGCCGGGCGGCTGGAGTTGAGCGAGAAGAAGGTCTTCCAGCTGGTCGGGTAGGCGATCGCGACCGGCAGGTTGACCACCAGCCACGCGCCGACCGCCCAGGCCAGCGTGGTCGCGAATTCGCGGAGCTTCCCCGCCCGCAGGCAGAGCACGAACAGCGGGCC contains the following coding sequences:
- a CDS encoding glycosyltransferase 87 family protein, which encodes MSSPAPAEADSDGGAVRARWVGPVGLVVGVAVLMLILGWFGKVSCIGPTYDANGISTAFEAHKNTYLCYSDIQQLWPQRGISDHVFPYVHGSLLGENLLNGAIEYPVLTGLFVWLTALFAHTDGQFLAISAVFLAPFGVITAWLLAKLTGRRALIWAAAPALIFYGYLNWDLLVCASFAAAVWAWWRGRPVAAAAWLAVGAALKLYPAMFVFPLILERLAARDRRGAVRVALTAGGLWLLINLPFLLINPHGWWATYAFQKERHAGITTNSIWFWGFGGISTGTLNWLTPILILVAWAGALGYGWRRTRGGEPYPWIQVSGAMLCGFLLLNKVHSPQYLLWLLPFFVLIRVRWGWWVSYWVFDALLFAGLFEWYGVLTAGGDEGLAKEAAVLGVWGRAVMLVLLYVVFLVSPLAVRARGGATDADRSGAPSSTPPVGSSTPVARTTSRPGRSTSRTTSTQ